In one window of Macadamia integrifolia cultivar HAES 741 chromosome 2, SCU_Mint_v3, whole genome shotgun sequence DNA:
- the LOC122071568 gene encoding uncharacterized protein LOC122071568 has product MELDIEEAVRAKENAERRFAENDFAGAKKYAIKAQKLHPELEGISQMLATFDVYVASQVQINGETDFYSVLGLNPLADDDTVKKQYRKLAVMLHPDKNRSVGAEGAFKLVSDAWTLLSDSVKRTSYDLRRNSESSTVVNPTNSTVQNTKVKGGLKSKNSQNRSKLRTFWTVCTSCRVQYEYLRKYVNKRLSCKNCRRTFVAVETGKPPENSSVPLCSWPILPENVHGSHGFSGLTYFPASTIVFTGTGFGGFHSGVGYEYPNMAFQWSPFPGAPAAGFAGVHGPTTTAPSLSPSPSPSSAPSAGSVHQPSSNNVKRHREKIKAAARDKDRTANGSAMGAKASKMFSASIDPTTSGKSDKHEKKRKIDEGTSMNGNQEEKRTRTVASETKTANGVGNITQDAKSSRRVEAPNKRCSAAPAFDARQLLINKARTEIRKKLEEMKIAAAAAAAAAAAAEKPIGENSEAQLPVRAIADQGGRADKSQTNKPGPGSISISVPDPDFHDFDKDRLEECFKPKQIWAMYDEEDGMPRLYCLVRQVISVKPFKIRITHLNSKSDSEFGSVNWVDSGFVKSCGHFRTSGTEDIELVNIFSHVLPHGAKAGRGGCVRIFPKRGDIWAVYRNWSPDWNSKTTDEVRHQYEMVEVLDDYSEDLGICVTPLSKLNGFKTVYRKNSDQKAVRWIPRREMLRFSHQVPSWSLQGEVSANMPDGCWDLDPAATPEELLQCAGLMETRTIDDKQPE; this is encoded by the coding sequence ATGGAGTTGGATATAGAGGAAGCTGTTAGAGCCAAGGAGAATGCTGAGAGGAGATTCGCTGAGAATGATTTCGCAGGAGCGAAGAAATATGCAATTAAGGCCCAAAAATTGCATCCTGAATTGGAGGGCATCTCCCAAATGCTGGCCACGTTTGATGTTTATGTTGCTTCTCAGGTTCAGATTAATGGTGAAACTGATTTTTATTCGGTTCTTGGATTGAATCCATTAGCGGATGATGACACTGTTAAGAAACAGTACAGGAAATTGGCAGTGATGCTTCATCCAGACAAGAACAGAAGTGTTGGAGCTGAAGGAGCATTCAAGCTTGTGTCAGATGCGTGGACACTGTTATCAGACAGTGTTAAAAGGACTTCTTATGATCTCAGGAGAAACAGTGAATCCTCGACTGTGGTCAACCCCACCAACTCTACAGTTCAAAACACCAAGGTTAAGGGTGGTTTGAAGTCCAAGAACTCTCAAAACAGGTCAAAGCTTCGAACTTTCTGGACTGTGTGCACCTCATGTCGAGTGCAGTATGAATATCTCCGGAAGTATGTGAACAAGAGACTATCTTGTAAGAACTGCCGGAGAACCTTCGTGGCAGTAGAAACAGGGAAGCCTCCGGAAAACAGTTCTGTTCCTTTATGTTCTTGGCCCATTTTGCCTGAAAATGTCCATGGAAGTCATGGGTTCAGTGGGTTGACATATTTTCCGGCCAGCACCATAGTTTTCACAGGGACTGGGTTCGGGGGATTCCATTCTGGTGTGGGCTACGAGTATCCTAATATGGCTTTCCAGTGGAGTCCTTTCCCTGGAGCCCCTGCTGCTGGGTTTGCAGGTGTTCATGGACCAACAACAACAGCTCCTTCTctatctccatctccatctccatcttcaGCTCCATCTGCTGGCAGTGTTCATCAGCCCAGCAGCAACAATGTCAAAAGAcacagagagaagatcaaggCAGCAGCCAGGGACAAGGATCGTACAGCAAATGGCAGTGCAATGGGTGCCAAAGCTTCCAAAATGTTTTCTGCCTCCATTGACCCTACAACCTCTGGTAAAAGTGATAAgcatgaaaagaaaaggaagattgaTGAAGGCACCTCCATGAACGGgaaccaagaagaaaagagaaccaGAACTGTGGcttcagaaacaaaaacagcTAATGGGGTTGGAAACATCACACAGGATGCAAAGTCCTCCCGCAGAGTTGAGGCTCCAAATAAACGTTGCTCGGCTGCACCGGCATTTGATGCCCGGCAACTGCTCATTAACAAGGCCAGGACAGAAATCCGGAAGAAATTGGAAGAGATGAAAATCGCTGCAGCTgcagcggcggcggcggcggcggcagcTGAAAAGCCAATTGGTGAGAACTCTGAAGCCCAGCTACCAGTGAGGGCCATTGCTGATCAGGGTGGTCGCGCTGATAAATCACAGACAAACAAACCTGGACCTGGGTCCATCTCTATAAGCGTTCCTGACCCCGACTTTCATGACTTTGACAAGGACAGATTGGAAGAATGCTTCAAACCGAAACAGATATGGGCCATGTATGACGAAGAAGATGGAATGCCTCGATTGTATTGTCTGGTTCGCCAGGTAATCTCAGTGAAACCATTCAAGATTCGCATTACTCACTTGAACTCTAAATCGGACAGTGAATTTGGCTCTGTGAATTGGGTGGATTCTGGGTTTGTCAAATCCTGTGGACATTTCAGAACATCGGGTACTGAGGATATTGAGTTGGTGAACATCTTCTCCCATGTTCTTCCCCATGGAGCCAAGGCCGGCAGGGGAGGTTGCGTTCGAATTTTCCCTAAGAGAGGTGATATCTGGGCTGTTTACCGGAATTGGTCTCCGGATTGGAACAGCAAAACCACAGACGAAGTGAGGCACCAGTACGAAATGGTGGAGGTTCTGGATGACTACAGCGAAGATCTTGGCATCTGTGTCACTCCACTCAGCAAATTGAATGGTTTCAAGACGGTATATCGGAAGAATAGTGATCAGAAAGCAGTCCGATGGATTCCTCGCAGAGAGATGTTGCGATTTTCACATCAGGTACCATCGTGGTCGCTCCAAGGAGAAGTCAGTGCTAACATGCCTGATGGATGCTGGGATCTGGACCCAGCAGCGACCCCGGAAGAGCTGCTTCAATGTGCAGGTCTAATGGAAACAAGGACTATTGATGATAAACAACCTGAATAA